Proteins encoded together in one Carya illinoinensis cultivar Pawnee chromosome 3, C.illinoinensisPawnee_v1, whole genome shotgun sequence window:
- the LOC122305663 gene encoding glutathione S-transferase T3-like: MDNLLEEDPFFTTLLQSGGECPITTPTFTPHSNTLVSPTPLHGEKRPPTKKVQRGASFTVEEDNVLVSGWLNISIDAIRGTDQKSTQMWERISDFYHEYKKPHNVNRSVGSLINRWSMIQKCTNKFCAYLAQVESLHPSGATEQDKIERAKILYKEMERGNFTLEHSWNLLRHQPKWHQHMSTLITRRKPVDRQPSNEQSSEVLGDVVEEIIERPAGKKAEKESLKKRKAQEQSDAEFNTALGAMTEDRRLFMAERREWQTKADRDRGAQLDLDKRKFDAEMMGKDLSGMNAMQQAYFRKVQKKIWEESMSDEDGISE; this comes from the exons ATGGACAATCTTTTGGAGGAGGACCCATTCTTCACCACTCTCTTACAAAGTGGAGGAGAATGTCCTATTACCACTCCAACATTCACACCCCATTCTAATACTTTGGTCAGCCCAACTCCCCTTCACGGTGAAAAGAGGCCTCCaacaaaaaaagttcaaagaggAGCTTCTTTCACTGTTGAGGAGGATAACGTACTTGTCTCTGGTTGGCTGAACATTAGTATTGATGCCATCCGGGGAACTGATCAGAAATCCACTCAAATGTGGGAGCGGATTTCTGATTTTTACCATGAATATAAGAAACCACATAATGTGAACCGTTCGGTTGGGTCATTGATCAATCGTTGGTCCATGATtcaaaaatgcacaaataagttttgtgcataTCTAGCACAAGTTGAGTCATTGCACCCGAGTGGTGCGACCGAGCAAGATAAG attGAAAGAGCAAAGATATTGTACAAAGAGATGGAACGAGGGAACTTCACATTAGAGCATTCTTGGAATCTTTTGAGGCAccaacccaaatggcatcaacACATGAGTACGCTGATTACGAGGAGAAAGCCTGTCGATAGACAGCCTTCCAATGAGCAGTCAAGTGAAGTTCTGGGCGATGTTGTGGAGGAAATCATTGAAAGGCCTGCTGGAAAAAAGGCTGAAAAGGAAAGCTTGAAGAAGCGGAAGGCACAAGAACAATCTGATGCTGAGTTCAACACGGCATTAGGAGCAATGACCGAGGATAGACGATTGTTCATGGCGGAGAGAAGAGAATGGCAGACGAAGGCTGATCGCGATAGAGGTGCACAACTGGATCTTGATAAAAGAAAGTTTGATGCTGAGATGATGGGCAAGGATCTTTCTGGTATGAATGCCATGCAGCAAGCCTACTTCCGTAAAGTTCAGAAAAAAATTTGGGAAGAGTCAATGAGTGATGAAGATGGTATATCCGAATGA